In Belonocnema kinseyi isolate 2016_QV_RU_SX_M_011 chromosome 4, B_treatae_v1, whole genome shotgun sequence, a single window of DNA contains:
- the LOC117171108 gene encoding uncharacterized protein LOC117171108 → MEMPDDTYLTGYADDILAVIAARSTDELQWKLNQMMRRVSRWVDDHGLDLATEKTELVIVKRKYIPLHVAMQVEPSEIAAKTAIRHLGIWIDNRLSFGEQVKQAANKAAVVTTSLSRLMVNINGPRPSKRRLLMSVTQSIMLYGAEIWADALKKKTNSRRLAAVQQKGALRIAFSYRTVSEPAILVIAGTIPNDLQALEKKEVFHRNRNVTKATAKSEARAATLERW, encoded by the coding sequence ATGGAGATGCCAGACGACACCTACTTAACTGGCTATGCTGATGACATATTGGCGGTAATTGCGGCCAGATCTACGGACGAACTTCAATGGAAATTAAACCAGATGATGCGACGTGTGAGCAGGTGGGTGGACGACCACGGACTAGATCTGGCTACGGAGAAAACGGAGCTGGTGATAGTAAAAAGGAAGTACATTCCCCTGCACGTAGCGATGCAGGTTGAACCGTCAGAGATAGCAGCGAAAACAGCTATTAGACATCTCGGAATATGGATAGATAATAGACTCTCCTTCGGGGAACAGGTAAAGCAAGCAGCGAACAAGGCAGCCGTTGTCACGACCTCACTAAGCAGGCTCATGGTCAACATAAATGGCCCGAGACCTAGCAAGCGCCGGCTATTGATGTCAGTGACCCAGTCAATAATGCTCTACGGAGCAGAAATATGGGCAGATGCACTTAAGAAGAAGACAAATAGCAGACGCTTGGCAGCTGTACAGCAGAAAGGCGCTCTCCGAATTGCGTTCTCCTATCGAACGGTATCGGAACCAGCGATCCTAGTGATTGCGGGGACGATACCGAACGATCTACAAGCACTAGAGAAGAAGGAAGTGTTCCATAGGAACCGCAACGTGACCAAAGCGACAGCGAAATCTGAAGCCAGAGCAGCCACCCTAGAACGATGGTAA